CGTCACAACGATGCTGTTGGGGTGCTCCTCGACGAGGACGGAGATCACGAGTCGCGGGATCAGGGGCTCAGCCATGCGCCCAGACTAGGGCTCACGGCCATCGTCCGTGCCAGGCTCGGTCGCCGCAGCCTCGTCGTACGTTCCATCGACCAGTTGCTTCATCTCGTCGTCGATCTCCTCGTCGAGCTTGCGCGATTCTCTAATCGCGGAGAACAGACTTCTCTCAAACGTCGTCAGCTCGTCATCGCTTACGAGCGCTTCGTCATCGACCTCGTCGTCGTCCCCCATGCCGACATGCTGCTCGGGTTTCCGCTCCCCCGTCAACTGTTGACGGTTTCGTGTCCTCCATCTTGAGGACATCGTTCCACGAGCGTTACCGTGGTGCCCACCCGGGGATGCTGGGCCGGCGCGGATACGAAATCCCCAGCGAGGACGTCTCAACCCGACGTGACCTGGCCGGCATCCCCAGGAACCATCCTCTTAGGCCTCGACGACCCACTCCTCATACCATTGGCCCTCGCTCTGGAGGCTGCCGGCTCCACGGACTGCGTAGTCGGGCAACTCCGAACGCGGCCTGAGCTCGCTGTCGTAGTACTCGGTATCTCCCTCGGGGTACGGGCCGACGCTCAGATAGACGAGGTCGCTGCTCGGGTCAGTCATGCGTCGAGGATACCGATGCTGTCGGCCCCACCCAGTAGCCTTTCCGCGTGCAGCACGGGGCAGAAGTGTTGGCGGCATTCCAGGACGGGGAGACGCGCCTCGTCTACGCACGCCCGCGGACGGGCGGATCGCTGTGGATGCTGCCCAACGGAGAAGCCAAGAAGCATCGCGCCTTCACCAAGGCAGAGCTCGTATGCCCCGTTCATGACTGCGCCGAGCCTAAGCTCACCACCGTGGCGCGGGCGCCGAGGAAGCGCGACGGGTTCAGCCACCTGGCCGGCGGCGGCCACGCCCCAGAGTCTCTCTTCCACCTGCAGGCGAAGCAGCGTATAGCCGACTGGTTGACCGAGCACTACCCGCGATCGAGCGTCCACATCGAGGAACAGTCAGACACCAACCGCACCCGGATCGCAGATGTAATGATCACCGGTCCCACGGGCCAGCGGATCGCCTTCGAGGTCCAGTACTCCCCCATCACGCCCGAGAAATGGCGGGAGCGTCACGACTCCTACCTCGAGCAGGGCATCACCGACATCTGGCTCTGGGGTCACCACGGCGCCAACCTCAAGGAGGATCGCCAACTCCCGGGGACTGTCAAACTCACGCCGGCCCAGCAGCTCGTCGCCGAGCTCGGCCAACCGCTGCTGTGGTTCAACCCGGTGCTCGGGGGCATCGGTACCGCCAGCCAGATCCGCTATGGGGCGCCCTGGTCGATCCGGACACTCCCCGTAGGTAGCGGGGATTTCCTGGTCGAGCCGCTGGACCAGTTCTCTCTGGCGAATGACGGCTTCGGGAGCGAGCTCACCCGCCGCCTCCTCGCCGACACCGTGCGCTTTAGCGAGTGGCGCGAAAAGCGCGACGCTGAGGTTCGCGCGCAACAGAAAGCCGCCGATGAGATGAAAGCCGCTGAGGCCGCCAGAGAGGCCGCGGAAGCGTCTCGACGACAGCAGCAGCTCGAACGCGCGACCAGGGTCTGGCTCGGATCCGAGCAGCGG
This genomic stretch from Leifsonia sp. EB41 harbors:
- a CDS encoding competence protein CoiA family protein — translated: MQHGAEVLAAFQDGETRLVYARPRTGGSLWMLPNGEAKKHRAFTKAELVCPVHDCAEPKLTTVARAPRKRDGFSHLAGGGHAPESLFHLQAKQRIADWLTEHYPRSSVHIEEQSDTNRTRIADVMITGPTGQRIAFEVQYSPITPEKWRERHDSYLEQGITDIWLWGHHGANLKEDRQLPGTVKLTPAQQLVAELGQPLLWFNPVLGGIGTASQIRYGAPWSIRTLPVGSGDFLVEPLDQFSLANDGFGSELTRRLLADTVRFSEWREKRDAEVRAQQKAADEMKAAEAAREAAEASRRQQQLERATRVWLGSEQRASLLRQMGGTWPEWLNVTLEEPLPVPAEQWQSAVYIRFIIDLAHNNTIRREPIITWLKGEYRLGPRPRERAMVALYRWLMAISKRGIVRRQEHKWSGRSTFYAVDPAYLPAGGWFPGVNPPVSRRLELERSLERRRQERIAELAARPPVPPPLPVPEQLPEWHARIRAAREAGLKPRSESGLRKCVLCGIALDPIYMDLGYHPYCSRTRR